The Deltaproteobacteria bacterium region GGCGGGCATCGAGAACGTGATGGCGCTGCGCGGCGACGCGCCGAAGGATCAGCCCGAGTGGCGCCCCGTGCCCGGCGGCTTCTCGTATGCGAACGAGCTCGCCGCGTTCGTGAAGGCGCGCGGCAACTTCTGCATCGGCGGCGCTTGTTATCCCGAGACGCACCCCGACGCGCCGAGCGCGGCTGCCGACGTGGAGAACCTGAAGCGCAAGCTCGCCGCCGGCGCGGAGTTCCTGATCACGCAGCTCTTCCTCAACAACGCGCACTACTTCTCGTTCGTGGCGCGCGCGCGCGCCGCCGGCATCACGGCGCCGATCGCGCCGGGCATCATGCCGCTGGTGAGCCTCGCGAACCTGCGCGGCGCGCTGAAGAACGCGCCGAACTCCGACATCCCGCGCGAGCTCGAGCAGGCCCTGACAGATGCAGGCGAGGACAAGGAACGCGGGCTCGAAGTCGGCGTCGAGTGGGCCACGCTGCAGTGCAAGGAGCTGCTCGCGCGCGGCGCGCCGGGCATCCACTTCCTCACGATGAACCACTCGCCCGCGACGCGGCGCGTGCACGCGAACCTCACGGGTGCGAAGTGACGGGGCCGCTGCGCGTCGCCGTGCTGCTCTCGGGCAGCGGCACGAGCCTCGAGAACTTGTTCGAGCACATCGCGCGCGGACTGCCTGCGCGCGTGGTGTGCGTCATCGCGAGCAAAGAGAGCGCGTTCGGCCTCGAGCGCGCGCGCCAGCGAGGCGTCCCCGCGATCGCGATCCCGCGCAAGAAGTTCGCGGACTCGCGCAGCTTCAACGACGCGATCCACGCCGAGCTCGCGAAGCACGACGCCGAGCTCGTCGCGTGCCTCGGCTTCCTCTCGATCTTCGAGCCCCGCGAGCGCTACCGCGGCCGCGCCATCAACGTGCACCCCGCCCTCATCCCCGCGTTCTCGGGCAAAGGCATGTACGGCCACCACGTGCACGAGGCGGTGCTCGCGCGCGGCTGCAAAGTCACTGGCGCCACGGTGCACCTCGTCGACGACGAGTACGACCACGGCCCGATCCTGGCGCAGAGAGCCTGCGAAGTGCGCGATGACGACACGCCCGAGACGCTCGCAGCGAGAGTGCAGGCGGTGGAGCGGGAGCTGGTGCCGGAGGTGATTCGCGCGATCGCGGAGAAACCCTCGCGGGCGTGATCCCGCGCTCGCGCGCTCGCGTCAGGTCCTCATGCCCTGCATCGCACGCTCCGCGCGGGCGCGCAGGAACGTGATGCAGGTCGAGTCCGCGGGAATCTCCTCGAGCGGCTGCGCGACGAGCGCGGGCGTGACGTTCGCCTCCGCTGCGGCCGCGCTCAGCGCCGCGAGATCGAAGCCGTAGAGTCGCGCCGCGTTCTCGCCGAGCATCATGCGCACCTCCGCCTCGGGCACGCCTTGAAACGCGAAGCGCATGTTCTCGCGCGAGTAGGGGAAGCAACCCTCGTAGTGCGGGTAGTCGCTGCCCCACAGAATGCGGTCGACGCCGACGACGTGGCGGCCCTCGATGTCCGACGGACCCGGAAAGCTCGCGCCGTACCAGCAGTTGCGCTTCGCGTAGAAGCTCGGCGACTCCTTCGGCGCGGGATCGCGCGAAGTGTCGATCTCGCCGATCGCGCCGGCCTTCCACGCGAGCCACATGCCGTCGAGCAGGCGCAGCACGTTCGGCGCCCACGCGCTGCCGCTCTCGGTCAGGATGAAGCGGAGCTGCGGGAAGCGCTCGAACACGCCGCCCATGATCAAATGCGTGAAGCCGCGCTGCGCGAAGAACGCCATCTCGCACGCCCACAGCGCCTTCGCGCCCTGCGCCTCGGCGTAGCGCGGCGTGCCCTGTCCAGAGTGCTGATTGATCACGAGCGCGCAGTCCTGGATCGCGGCCCAGAGCCGGTCGTAGGCGGGATCGTTGAGCGGCGCGAGGTGAACGTCCGACGGCGCGGGCAGCGGCAACAGCACGCCGCCGCGCAGCCCATGCTTCGCGATCCAGTGCACGTCCGCGATCGCGTCGTCGAGGTCGTTCAGATGAATCAGCCCGATGCCCGCGCGCCGCTCGGGCGCGTCGGCACAGAACTCGGCGAGCCAGCGATTGTGGGCGCGCGTGCCGGCGAGGTAGCGCGGGTACTGCTCGGGCGTCGGCGGACCGGAGATGTGAAACGCCGCGCCGTAGAACGGCGGCACGGTGTTCGGGAAGATCACCTCGCCGACCACGCCGTCGCGCTGGAGGTCGGCTCGGCGCTCTGCGGAGTCCCAGCTCTTGGTCTTCTTGCTGCCGACGTGCTTCTGCGACTGGTTGCGATAGCTGCTGCGCCACGCGTCGAACTCGGCGCGCCAGGCGGGGTCGAGGTACTCGCGATAGGCGTCGATGGATGCGCCCGCGTGCGTGTCCGCGGTGATGACGACGTACGGCTGCGTGCTCATCGCGCGCCCCGCCGGATCAGGCCCGGCTCGCCTCCTGAATCAGCTCCACCTTGTACCCGTTCGGATCCTCGATGAACGCGATCACCGTGCTGCCGTGCTTCATCGGGCCGGGCTCGCGCGAGACGTTCACGCCCTTCGCCTTGAGCGCGGCGCACACGCCGTAGATGTCGCTCACGCCGAGCGCGATGTGGC contains the following coding sequences:
- a CDS encoding phosphoribosylglycinamide formyltransferase, with protein sequence MTGPLRVAVLLSGSGTSLENLFEHIARGLPARVVCVIASKESAFGLERARQRGVPAIAIPRKKFADSRSFNDAIHAELAKHDAELVACLGFLSIFEPRERYRGRAINVHPALIPAFSGKGMYGHHVHEAVLARGCKVTGATVHLVDDEYDHGPILAQRACEVRDDDTPETLAARVQAVERELVPEVIRAIAEKPSRA
- a CDS encoding amidohydrolase family protein, producing MSTQPYVVITADTHAGASIDAYREYLDPAWRAEFDAWRSSYRNQSQKHVGSKKTKSWDSAERRADLQRDGVVGEVIFPNTVPPFYGAAFHISGPPTPEQYPRYLAGTRAHNRWLAEFCADAPERRAGIGLIHLNDLDDAIADVHWIAKHGLRGGVLLPLPAPSDVHLAPLNDPAYDRLWAAIQDCALVINQHSGQGTPRYAEAQGAKALWACEMAFFAQRGFTHLIMGGVFERFPQLRFILTESGSAWAPNVLRLLDGMWLAWKAGAIGEIDTSRDPAPKESPSFYAKRNCWYGASFPGPSDIEGRHVVGVDRILWGSDYPHYEGCFPYSRENMRFAFQGVPEAEVRMMLGENAARLYGFDLAALSAAAAEANVTPALVAQPLEEIPADSTCITFLRARAERAMQGMRT
- the metF gene encoding methylenetetrahydrofolate reductase [NAD(P)H], which encodes MRIAELYRASAPVFSFEFFPPKTPAGWRTLYRTIADLAELRPAFVSVTSHARGENRSQTVELTTRIQSELGITAMAHMTCAGQTREELGVTLDRLAQAGIENVMALRGDAPKDQPEWRPVPGGFSYANELAAFVKARGNFCIGGACYPETHPDAPSAAADVENLKRKLAAGAEFLITQLFLNNAHYFSFVARARAAGITAPIAPGIMPLVSLANLRGALKNAPNSDIPRELEQALTDAGEDKERGLEVGVEWATLQCKELLARGAPGIHFLTMNHSPATRRVHANLTGAK